The Flexivirga oryzae DNA window CCGCCCGAAGCCGAAGGCGGCCGGTGATCACCAGCAGCGTGGTATCGCCCGGGTTTGCGTGTTCGGCGAGTTGGGCGTCGGCCCGCAGCGCGATCACGGTCTGACGTAGTCGCGTCTCGTGCCCGCCGTAGACCGTCCGTGCCGCTCGCCCACTGCTGGCCTCCGCAGCCCGTTGGCCCATCTCGCGGGCCAACGCTTCCAAGCTGTGCTTGTGCATGTGCGCTCCTCGAGTCCGGGCATCCGGTCCTTCGAAGATACTGCTGCCGGTCGATGCAGCGGGCCGTAGCACGCAAAATCAGCTGCGCTGCGAGTTACGACGTCGTGCCATGGACCAACGTCCCGACGTTGCCTGCGCTCCCGCTTGTCGTATGACGAGCGATCCTCAACTCAGACCGGCTAGCAGCGAGTCCAGCACTTCCGGCCCGTTCTGCGCATCGGTGAGCTCGGCACACCGGGCGCCGGCCCGCCGGGCGAACCCACTCGCCTCCGCGCTGTCACCACCCGGTGCGAGGACGACGAGTTCGTCGAGGGCCTGCGCTGCGCGGACTGCAGCCGGGAGCCCTTCGCCGTGCGAGTCGCTGACCCGGCAGTCGGACAGGAGCACCACGACCCGGCGGGATGCCCGGGAACCCGCAAGGACCTCTGCCGCCCGGGTCAGGGCGTTCGTCAGCCCGGTCTCCCCGTGCCCGACCAACCGCAGAACCCGGTCCACGACGTCGGATCCCGGTGCCTGCTCGTGCAATTCGCGCAACGTCACCACGTCGCGACCGAACGCCAGGACAGCGAATTCGTCGGGCATCCGGACGGCGCAGGCGGCGGCAAGGATGGACGCCTGGGCGAGCCGATCACCGCTCATCGATCCGGACCGGTCGACCAGCAGGACGAGACACAACGAGCTTCGCGACCAGTGCGACGACACGAGATCGTCCAACGCCACCGGTCGCGCCTGGGCCCGTGCGTCGACGATCCGGTCGAGCGACGCCTCGATGTCCAGGTCCCCGTCCAGCCGGCCGACCGAGCGCAGTCGCCGGTGTATGCCGGAGCGGTCGGGTCGGCCCCGTGCGACGCGCTCGAAGATGAGCCGGGCGGACAACCGTTCGGCCGCGGCTCGCAGCGCCGGGTCGGTGGCGCGACGCATCCGCGACAGCAGCACGATCGTGCCGTCGACGTCGTCGGACAAGGCATCCCTCAGGGCCTCCTCGTCGACCTGCCCGACCTCCGGCGAGATCTGCTGGAACGACGGCGAGGACTCCAACTCACGACGAGACACCTGTCGTTCGTCGGGGCTGCTGCGCGGACGGGGGCGGCGCTGCGGGGCGGCCTGCTGCTCGGAGTCTGCGCCACCCTCAGCAGCGGCCGAGGATTGCCCCGGCGAATCACCCTCGGTAGCTTCGGTTTTCGGCGTCGTGAAGAAGCGCTCGTACAGCTCGGCGATGATCGCCTCCGGGGTACGGTCGGACGTCCGCGCCACTTTGATCCGGCCGGACAGCGAGACCTTGGCCGCGTCGAGGCCGACGTCGGCCAGGGGCGCGTCCCGTCGGGCCGCGAGCGCCAGCGCAACCCGGGTCAGGTCGATCGCGCCCCGCACCGACGAGCCGGTCTGCAGCTCGGGGTGTTCCCGGGTGGCGCGCACGAGCTCGACCGCCCGCCGCACCCAGTCCTCGTCCAGGGCGGCGCCGGACTCGGCGACGCTCCCCCGCACGATGGCGACCTCGCTTGCGGCGCTCTGGTAGCCCATCGCGATCCGGCAGGTGCGGTCCGACAGGGCCCCGGAGATGCGGGCGGTGCCGACGGTGTCGTAGGGATTCATCGCGGCCACGAACCGGAAGCCGGGTCCGGCGGTGACCCGGCCCAGCCGGGGGACCGCGACCTCCCGTTCGGACATCGCGGTCAGGAGCACGTTGAGGGTCTCCTCGGGCACCCGGTTGAGTTCTTCGACATACAGCAGGGTGCCCTCCCGCATCGCCTCCAGCAGTGGCCCGTCGACGAAGACGTCCGGGCTGTACCCGCGCGCGATGACCAGGGCCGGGTCGAAGTGCCCGACCAGCCGTGCCGGTGTCAGCTCGGCGTTGCCCTCGACGAAGGCGAAGCCGATGTCCCGCGACCGGGCCACCGCACGCAGCAGCGTCGACTTGCCGGTGCCCGGCGGTCCCTCCAGCACGACGTGCGCACCCGCGTCCAGGGCTGCCTCGAGCAGCTCGGCCTCCGGTGCCCGGTCGACGACCACCGCGCGGACCGGCGGCCCGCCGGCACGGGACCGCTCCCGCGCCGGCGAGCCGCCCCCGCGCGACGGGTCAGTGTTCATGGACGATGATGCCCCGCACGTTCTTGCCCGCCTCCAGGTCGGCATACCCTTCGTTGACCTCGTCCAGTGTGTAGGTCTGGGTGATCAGCTCATCCAGTTTGAGGTCACCGGCCTGGTAGAGGCCCAGGATCCTGGGGATGTCGGTCATCGGGTTGCAGTCACCGAAGAGACTGCCGATGATCTTCTTGCGGAAGAGGGTCAGGATCGACCCGGGCAACTGGATGTTGTCCATGTCCAGCTTGTTCAGACCGGTCAGGACCACATTGCCGTCCTTCCCGACGATGTTGAACCCTTCGGACACCACCTCGGACGTCATCAACCCGACGGTCAGGATCGCCGCGTCGGCCATCTGACCACGGGTCAGCTCGGTGACCGCCTCCATGGCCTCACCGGCCGTGGCGAACGCGTGCGTCGCACCGAGTTCGAGTGCTTTTTCGCGTTTGTTCTCCAACGGGTCGATCGCGATCACGTTCTTGGCACCCGCGTAACGGGCACCCTGCACCGCGTTGATACCGATGCCTCCGACCCCGATGACGACCGCGGTGTCACCGGGTCGCACCTTGGCACTGTTGACCGCCGACCCCCACCCGGTGGGCACCCCGCACCCGACCAGGACCGCCTTGTCCAACGGCAGATCACCATCCACCGGCACGCAGGAGTTCTCGTGGATCACGCTGTACTGGCTGAACGTCCCCAGCATGCACATCGCCCCGTAGTCACCCTTGGGGCCGGTCAGTGGGAACCGCTCACCGGGCAGGTACCCCTCCAAAATGGTTGCGCCCATGTCGCAGATCGACTGGCGCCCGGTGGAGCAGTACCGGCACTTGCCGCACGACGGGATGAACGAACACACGACGTGATCGCCCTCGGCGACCCGAGTCACGCCCGGGCCGACCTTCTCGATGACACCGGCACCCTCGTGCCCCAGCACCATCGGCAGACGCGCCTGCATGTCCCCGGTCGTGATGTGCAGGTCCGAGTGACACAGACCCGCGTAGAGGAACTTGATCAGGACCTCCCCGGGTCCCGGATCGTCCACATCGAGTTCTTCGATGACGATCGGCTTGCCGGGCTCATAGACGACTGCGGCGCGTGTCTTCATAGGCATTGGGGACCCTCCGACTGATTCGGATCGTGACTGGATGTGACCTATCCCACTCTGCCCCGAAATGCGGTCGTCGGTCGGCGGATCGGGTCAGGAAGGTCGGATATGACCGACCCTCTTCCATTTTGACCCCCAGTGCCATTATGGTGATCGGCACCACAATGAATGGGTGTAGGCCCAGTGATCGCAGGGAGTAGCCATGGCACAGCAGACCGAAGCAGTGGACGCAGCGACCGAGTCGGCGCAGGAGGGCCCGGTGGAGGTCGTGAGCGCCGACGAGTTGATCGAGGACGTGTCGATCGACGGCATGTGCGGTGTCTACTGAGCGTATGGCGCACACTCAGCGCCCGGCGCTGGATGAGCGGTGGCGGCTTTCGCCGTCGGTGGCGCTGCGGCCAGAGTCGTTCGGTGCGTTGGCCTACCACTTCGGCAATCGCCGCCTGACCTTCCTGAAGAACCCTCGCCTGGTGGCGCTGGTGCAGGGCCTGGCCGAGCAGCCGAACATCGGTGCGGCGCTGGCGGCCGCTGAAGTCCCCCAGGAGCAGTGGCCGGTCTACCTGCAGGCGTTGGCCGGCCTTGCCGACGGAGACATGATCCAACCCCTCGACCGGGATCCGGCCGACGAAGGAGATGCGGTATGACGAGCACGGCCCTGGCGCGCCCGACGGGTGGCCCCTTGCTGCAGCAGTTCGAATACGGCCTGGACGCACCGATCTGCCTGACCTGGGAGCTGACCTACGCGTGCAACCTGGAGTGCGCGCACTGCCTGTCGTCCTCCGGGCGGCGGGATCCCCGGGAGCTGACGACCGCGCAGTGCGAGGCGGTCATCGACGAACTGCAGCGGATGCAGGTGTTCTACGTCAACATCGGCGGTGGTGAGCCGACGATCCGCCCGGACTTCTGGCACCTGCTGGAATACGCCGTCGCACACCAGGTCGGGGTGAAGTTCTCCACCAACGGCGTTCGCATCACGGAAGATCGCGCCCGGTTCCTGGCCTCGACCGACTACGTCGACGTGCAGATCTCCCTCGACGGCGCCACCGCAGAGGTCAACGACTACGTGCGTGGCCCCGGGTCGTTCGACACCGCGCTGCGGGCACTGCGCAACCTGCGCGACGCTGGCTTCCAGGACGCGAAGATCTCGGTAGTGGTGACCCGGCAGAACGTCGAGCAGCTGGACGAATTCAAAGCCATCGCAGACGAATTCGGTGCGACCCTGCGGTTGACCCGGCTGCGCCCCTCGGGTCGCGGTGCGGACGTGTGGGACGAGTTGCACCCGCTGCCCGAGCAGCAACGAACGCTCTACAACTGGCTCCTCGCGCACGGCGAGGACGTGCTGACCGGCGACTCGTTCTTCCACCTGTCCGGCTTCGGCGAGTCCCTGCCCGGGCTCAACCTGTGCGGTGCCGGCCGGGTCGTGTGCCTGATCGACCCGATCGGTGACGTCTACGCCTGCCCGTTCGCCATCCACGACAACTTCCTCGCCGGCAATCTGCTGCGCGACGGCGGGTTCGCAAACGTCTGGCGCACCTCCGAGCTGTTCGCCGACCTCCGCTCGCCGCAGACCGGCGGCGCGTGCGCCAAGTGCACCTTCTTCGACTCCTGCCGCGGTGGCTGCATGGCGGCGAAGTTCTTCACCGGGTTACCGCTGGACGGCCCGGATCCCGAGTGTGTGCAAGGGTATGGCGAGTCCGCGCTGGCCGGCGAACGCGTCCGACCGGACGGCGGCCGGGACCACTCCAAGACGGCTCCCACCCGCAATCAGCCGGTGATGCTGACCCTGCGCCGTCGCGAAGACCTGCAGGCACCGCCGGTCTCGGCGTGCGCGGAGAACCCGCTGGCAGGATTCGTTCCCGACGCGCACTGAGACGCCACGAACGTCATACCGGCGAACGGTTGGCAGCTGAGACCTCGGGTTCGGCCACGTCCGAGCTCGTCGCCCCAGGTCGTATGACGAGTGCCCACACCGCGATTCCGAGGGCGGCCGACACCGTCATACCCGCCGTCATCGCACCCAGAGT harbors:
- a CDS encoding cupin domain-containing protein; this encodes MHKHSLEALAREMGQRAAEASSGRAARTVYGGHETRLRQTVIALRADAQLAEHANPGDTTLLVITGRLRLRAGEVSWEGRDGDLLAVPDAPHSVEALTDTAFLLTAVNR
- a CDS encoding AAA family ATPase, translated to MNTDPSRGGGSPARERSRAGGPPVRAVVVDRAPEAELLEAALDAGAHVVLEGPPGTGKSTLLRAVARSRDIGFAFVEGNAELTPARLVGHFDPALVIARGYSPDVFVDGPLLEAMREGTLLYVEELNRVPEETLNVLLTAMSEREVAVPRLGRVTAGPGFRFVAAMNPYDTVGTARISGALSDRTCRIAMGYQSAASEVAIVRGSVAESGAALDEDWVRRAVELVRATREHPELQTGSSVRGAIDLTRVALALAARRDAPLADVGLDAAKVSLSGRIKVARTSDRTPEAIIAELYERFFTTPKTEATEGDSPGQSSAAAEGGADSEQQAAPQRRPRPRSSPDERQVSRRELESSPSFQQISPEVGQVDEEALRDALSDDVDGTIVLLSRMRRATDPALRAAAERLSARLIFERVARGRPDRSGIHRRLRSVGRLDGDLDIEASLDRIVDARAQARPVALDDLVSSHWSRSSLCLVLLVDRSGSMSGDRLAQASILAAACAVRMPDEFAVLAFGRDVVTLRELHEQAPGSDVVDRVLRLVGHGETGLTNALTRAAEVLAGSRASRRVVVLLSDCRVSDSHGEGLPAAVRAAQALDELVVLAPGGDSAEASGFARRAGARCAELTDAQNGPEVLDSLLAGLS
- a CDS encoding NDMA-dependent alcohol dehydrogenase, encoding MPMKTRAAVVYEPGKPIVIEELDVDDPGPGEVLIKFLYAGLCHSDLHITTGDMQARLPMVLGHEGAGVIEKVGPGVTRVAEGDHVVCSFIPSCGKCRYCSTGRQSICDMGATILEGYLPGERFPLTGPKGDYGAMCMLGTFSQYSVIHENSCVPVDGDLPLDKAVLVGCGVPTGWGSAVNSAKVRPGDTAVVIGVGGIGINAVQGARYAGAKNVIAIDPLENKREKALELGATHAFATAGEAMEAVTELTRGQMADAAILTVGLMTSEVVSEGFNIVGKDGNVVLTGLNKLDMDNIQLPGSILTLFRKKIIGSLFGDCNPMTDIPRILGLYQAGDLKLDELITQTYTLDEVNEGYADLEAGKNVRGIIVHEH
- the mftA gene encoding mycofactocin precursor MftA (Mycofactocin is a small molecule electron carrier derived from the final two amino acids, Val-Tyr, of MftA, the mycofactocin precursor. It plays a role in redox homeostasis and the metabolism of alcohols and aldehydes in Actinobacteria, including Mycobacterium tuberculosis.); translation: MAQQTEAVDAATESAQEGPVEVVSADELIEDVSIDGMCGVY
- the mftB gene encoding mycofactocin biosynthesis chaperone MftB (MftB, a small protein, is a peptide chaperone that assists the radical SAM enzyme MftC in performing two modifications to the C-terminal Val-Tyr dipeptide of the mycofactocin precursor peptide, MftA. MftB's role is analogous to the role of PqqD in the biosynthesis of PQQ, a cofactor that derives entirely from a Tyr and a Glu in the precursor PqqA.) is translated as MAHTQRPALDERWRLSPSVALRPESFGALAYHFGNRRLTFLKNPRLVALVQGLAEQPNIGAALAAAEVPQEQWPVYLQALAGLADGDMIQPLDRDPADEGDAV
- the mftC gene encoding mycofactocin radical SAM maturase (MftC is a radical SAM/SPASM enzyme that catalyzes the first two steps in biosynthesis of the electron carrier mycofactocin from the terminal Val-Tyr dipeptide of the precursor peptide MftA.), which gives rise to MTSTALARPTGGPLLQQFEYGLDAPICLTWELTYACNLECAHCLSSSGRRDPRELTTAQCEAVIDELQRMQVFYVNIGGGEPTIRPDFWHLLEYAVAHQVGVKFSTNGVRITEDRARFLASTDYVDVQISLDGATAEVNDYVRGPGSFDTALRALRNLRDAGFQDAKISVVVTRQNVEQLDEFKAIADEFGATLRLTRLRPSGRGADVWDELHPLPEQQRTLYNWLLAHGEDVLTGDSFFHLSGFGESLPGLNLCGAGRVVCLIDPIGDVYACPFAIHDNFLAGNLLRDGGFANVWRTSELFADLRSPQTGGACAKCTFFDSCRGGCMAAKFFTGLPLDGPDPECVQGYGESALAGERVRPDGGRDHSKTAPTRNQPVMLTLRRREDLQAPPVSACAENPLAGFVPDAH